In Micromonospora sp. NBC_01813, the following are encoded in one genomic region:
- a CDS encoding S-methyl-5'-thioadenosine phosphorylase produces MQAQAELAVIGGSGLYALLDDATEHRIDTPYGEPSDAITIADVGGRRVAFLPRHGRDHRHPPHLIPYRANLWALRSIGVRQVLAPCAVGGLRPELGPGTFVVPDQLIDRTSGRAQTYFDRGAVHVSFADPYCPTGRSVLLRVGTEQGLAPHDGGTVVVVEGPRFSTRAESRWFTAIGGAVVNMTGHPEAVLARELALCYTSIALVTDLDAGVAGGHAVTQEEVFRVFGANTARLRDLLLTALAQWPVDRGCPCPQSLDGIPLPFQLP; encoded by the coding sequence ATGCAGGCGCAGGCGGAGCTGGCGGTCATCGGCGGTTCGGGGCTGTACGCGTTGCTCGACGACGCGACGGAGCACCGGATCGACACCCCGTACGGCGAGCCGTCGGATGCGATCACGATCGCCGATGTCGGCGGCCGCCGGGTGGCGTTCCTGCCCCGGCACGGGCGGGACCATCGGCACCCGCCGCATCTGATCCCGTACCGGGCGAACCTGTGGGCGCTGCGGTCGATCGGGGTACGGCAGGTGCTGGCACCGTGTGCGGTCGGTGGACTACGGCCGGAGCTGGGTCCGGGCACGTTCGTGGTGCCGGACCAGCTGATCGACCGCACCAGTGGCCGGGCGCAGACCTATTTCGACCGGGGCGCGGTGCATGTCAGCTTCGCCGATCCGTACTGTCCGACCGGCCGGTCGGTGCTGTTGCGGGTCGGCACCGAGCAGGGTCTGGCCCCGCACGACGGCGGCACGGTCGTCGTGGTCGAAGGGCCACGGTTCTCCACCCGCGCGGAGTCCCGCTGGTTCACCGCGATCGGCGGCGCCGTGGTGAACATGACCGGCCACCCGGAGGCGGTCCTGGCCCGCGAGCTGGCGCTCTGCTACACCTCGATCGCGTTGGTGACCGATCTGGACGCCGGGGTTGCCGGCGGGCACGCGGTCACCCAGGAAGAGGTGTTCCGGGTGTTCGGTGCGAACACGGCCCGGCTGCGTGACCTGCTGCTCACCGCGTTGGCTCAGTGGCCGGTGGATCGGGGCTGCCCCTGCCCGCAGTCACTCGACGGGATCCCGCTGCCGTTCCAGCTGCCCTGA
- a CDS encoding YqgE/AlgH family protein, producing MASMTGQLLVATPTLKDPNFDRTVVLLVAHEPGGALGVVLNRATEVPVAEVLGGWAGLARDPSVLFEGGPVQPESAICLARTRTQTGRVKGFHRIAGPLGTVDLSTDPGPLAESVSGIRVFAGYSGWSAGQLEEEINAGSWFVLDGLPDDPFMTRPEDLWPMVLRRQGGMMSAVAHFPSEVTMN from the coding sequence ATGGCGTCGATGACCGGCCAACTGCTGGTCGCGACTCCAACCCTCAAGGATCCCAACTTCGACCGTACGGTGGTCCTGCTCGTCGCCCACGAGCCCGGCGGCGCGCTCGGCGTGGTGCTGAACCGGGCCACCGAGGTGCCGGTCGCCGAGGTGCTCGGCGGCTGGGCCGGTCTGGCCCGGGATCCGTCGGTGCTGTTCGAAGGCGGCCCGGTGCAGCCGGAGTCGGCGATCTGCCTGGCCCGCACCCGCACCCAGACCGGCCGGGTCAAGGGCTTCCACCGGATCGCCGGGCCGCTCGGGACGGTGGACCTGTCCACCGACCCCGGCCCGCTGGCCGAGTCCGTCTCCGGCATCCGGGTCTTCGCCGGCTACTCGGGCTGGTCGGCCGGGCAGCTGGAGGAGGAGATCAACGCCGGCTCGTGGTTCGTGCTGGACGGCCTGCCGGACGACCCGTTCATGACCCGCCCGGAGGACCTGTGGCCGATGGTGCTGCGCCGCCAGGGCGGGATGATGTCGGCGGTGGCGCACTTCCCGTCGGAAGTCACGATGAACTGA
- a CDS encoding cellulose-binding domain-containing protein has product MRLPRYRSRLWSAATATAVVVTGAVVVTANVAVTAAYAAAGCRVTYSVASQWTSGFTANVAITNLGDPVSSWTLAWSYANGQQVTQAWNATVSQSGGQVTARSVSYNGSIATGATTSFGFNGSWNGSNTVPTSFALNGTTCTGSVDTPTTPPTSAPPTSAPPTTPPPTMPPGDPTWGTALPPASAPRSRAYELISTANEKGYLPRSGECSVEIHARYWTYGPDGKVYPTWHPTRDPSGCHFGHEHGDDPRTSDLYGTNGWPPFGFTSEVMLDNMPDHSHRHEDHVGHKVLVVNNSNVIQGDNGTSFFPPQGPTIAVCDVLLKFHQGTHSPDAFTNNVHELLLNQRCVGSNGGPVTEARYNAMIPLGRPGGFSPSECPGFGRPFINVAPPVPADSPSDTRSLGRLIAETGCIQAIREGRTHNDPLYPYPVPFTVSDMDDFWFSDVRVSGNGVSFQLAPLFYVVNPSRYYDPSRPNSMGRIVDLCYTDLAGGDYCDEARQVTQQTGQQVAWDDPRSPFKGTLREFRPGTFMVSNTGPATVYTDVYGRNPSSTPFAGSIKQYFSGSQGSGMYVRGSIKDYAATGVHAPN; this is encoded by the coding sequence ATGCGCTTACCTCGTTACCGGTCCCGGCTGTGGTCGGCCGCGACCGCGACCGCCGTGGTCGTCACCGGCGCGGTGGTCGTCACCGCCAACGTGGCCGTCACCGCCGCGTACGCCGCCGCTGGATGCAGAGTCACCTACTCGGTCGCCTCGCAGTGGACGAGTGGCTTCACCGCCAACGTGGCCATCACCAACCTCGGAGACCCGGTCAGCTCGTGGACGCTGGCCTGGAGCTACGCCAATGGCCAGCAGGTCACCCAGGCCTGGAACGCCACGGTGTCCCAGAGCGGCGGCCAGGTCACCGCTCGAAGCGTCAGCTACAACGGCAGCATCGCCACCGGGGCGACCACCTCGTTCGGCTTCAACGGCTCCTGGAACGGCAGCAACACCGTGCCGACCAGCTTCGCTCTGAACGGCACCACCTGCACGGGCTCGGTGGACACTCCGACCACCCCGCCGACCAGTGCCCCACCGACGAGTGCACCCCCGACCACCCCGCCGCCCACGATGCCACCCGGCGACCCGACCTGGGGTACGGCGTTGCCGCCGGCCAGTGCGCCCCGGAGCCGGGCGTACGAGCTGATCTCCACCGCGAACGAGAAGGGATACCTGCCGCGGTCCGGTGAGTGCTCGGTCGAGATCCACGCTCGCTACTGGACGTACGGGCCGGACGGCAAGGTCTACCCGACCTGGCACCCGACCCGGGACCCGAGCGGCTGCCACTTCGGCCACGAACACGGCGACGACCCGCGCACCTCGGACCTGTACGGCACCAACGGCTGGCCTCCGTTCGGCTTCACCAGCGAGGTGATGCTGGACAACATGCCCGACCACAGCCACCGGCACGAGGACCACGTCGGCCACAAGGTGCTCGTCGTGAACAACAGCAACGTGATCCAGGGCGACAACGGCACCAGCTTCTTCCCGCCGCAGGGCCCGACCATTGCGGTCTGCGACGTGCTGCTCAAGTTCCACCAGGGCACCCACTCGCCGGACGCGTTCACCAACAACGTCCACGAGTTGCTGCTCAACCAGCGCTGCGTCGGGAGCAACGGCGGGCCGGTCACCGAGGCCCGGTACAACGCGATGATCCCGCTCGGCCGGCCCGGCGGGTTCAGCCCGAGTGAATGCCCGGGCTTCGGCCGCCCGTTCATCAACGTCGCGCCCCCGGTGCCGGCGGACTCACCGTCGGACACCCGCTCGCTGGGCCGGCTGATCGCCGAGACCGGGTGCATCCAGGCGATCCGGGAGGGTCGTACCCACAACGACCCGCTCTACCCGTACCCGGTGCCGTTCACCGTCTCCGACATGGACGACTTCTGGTTCTCCGACGTCCGGGTGTCGGGCAACGGGGTCAGCTTCCAGCTCGCGCCGCTGTTCTACGTGGTGAACCCGTCGCGCTACTACGACCCGAGCCGGCCGAACAGCATGGGCCGGATCGTCGATCTGTGCTACACGGATCTCGCCGGTGGCGACTACTGCGACGAGGCCCGACAGGTCACCCAGCAGACCGGGCAGCAGGTCGCCTGGGACGATCCGCGCTCGCCGTTCAAGGGCACCCTGCGGGAGTTCCGGCCCGGCACCTTCATGGTGAGCAACACCGGCCCGGCCACGGTCTACACCGACGTGTACGGACGCAACCCGTCGAGCACGCCGTTCGCCGGCTCGATCAAGCAGTACTTCTCCGGCAGCCAGGGCAGCGGGATGTACGTGCGGGGTTCCATCAAGGACTACGCGGCCACCGGAGTCCACGCGCCGAACTGA